The DNA segment GCTCGAGTATTCGACGGCGCTCTCGACCGCGTCCTCGTTCGCGCCGGTCCCGTTGATGAATTCCATCACGCGCTCGAGGACCGCGGCGGTATCGCTGCGCATGTCCTCGTAGCGGACGATGAGCAGGTCCTCGACGTGCTCGGCCTCCCGGGCCCAGAGGTTCAGGTAGTCGATGATCCCCGGGAGCCCGACGTTCTCGTCCATCACGAAGTCCCAGGCCGGAACCTCGGCGCCGTGGGGCGGGTACTTGTTGAGCTTCTTCTTGGCCGGACGCATGCGGTGCTGCCACTGGAAGTACTGGCTGACCGCGATGTCCTTCGGATTCCGGACGAGGAGGACGACCTTCTTGCCATAGAAGGACGCCTTCGAGTCGAACTCGCCGGTGTAGTCCTTGATGTAGTTGTCGTGGGTGAAGAAGATCTTCGGGATCTCGGGATTTCGGCGGTGGTAGTTCTCGAATCCGAGGAGGACCCCTTCCGGAATCCCGTGCATGATCTGGTAGTAGCGGGAGATCATCACGCGCAGCCAGGTCCGGCCGCTCTTGCCGAAGGACACGACGGCCACGTCCGCACGCGAGAGGCGGCGGGTCTCCTCGCGGCCGCGCAGCCAGCGTTCGATCCGAACGCGCCGGTCTTCGGGCAGCCAGAACAGGAGGGCCATCACGACCTCTCGGGTCGCCTTCTTGAGAATCGATTCCATGGCGGGGATCCTTCGGGCGGGGCGCCCGGGAGTGGCGGCAATCTATCACAGGCCGGCCCGAGACCCTGTCGAAATGGGTGTTTCCACCCTCATTTCGGTCCGGGAACCGGAAGGACGCTGGCCTCGTCCATCGCCGAGCGCAACACTCGCGCCCGAAGAGGAACTCCCGTTTGACCCCGTCCGCCGCCCACGCCCCGGTCGACGCGCCGACCCCGGACCCGGCCGCTGCGCCGGTCCCGCCGGAACGTCGCGATCGACGCCCGCGCCAGAGCCGCAAGCTGACCCGGTACCTGATCTCCGAGATGGTGCTGCCGTCGGTCTTCGCGCTCGGGGCGTTCGGCCTCGTCGTGCTGATGACCGATCTGCTGGGCTACGCCGAGCTGATCGTGAATCGCGGGCTCGGTCCGGGCGAGGTCGCCCAGATCGCTGGACTCCAGCTCGTCCCGACCCTCGCGCGGACGCTGCCCTTCGCCGTCCTCGTCGGCTCGCTGGTCGGACTCGGCCGGCTCTCGGGCGACCGCGAGCTCCTCGCCCTCGAGACGTCGGGCTTCTCCGCGAGACAGCTGGCGCGACCGGGACTCCTCTTCGCCCTCGCCGCCACGATCGTCTCCGTCGGTCTGACCGTGGTCGTCGCCCCCGCCTCCCAGCGAGCGGTCCGCGACCGGATGATCACCCTCTCCGAGGAGAAGCCGGGCCTCGCCCTGCGCGAAGGCGCCGCCACGAGCATCGGCGGCTGGCGGATCGAGGCGCGCGAAGTCGAGGACGAGGGCGCGCGCCTGGCAGGCATCCTCCTCTTCATGCCGAGCCTCGGCGAGACCCTGTTTTCCCAGCGTGGCGCCGTCCATACGGATCCGGACGGCACCAAGCGCCTCGTCCTCGAAGACGGCCTCGTCCTCTCGAACGGCGAGACGCGCGCCTCGCTGCTTCGCTTCGACCAGATGGAGACCGTCCTCCCCGAGATGGAGGAGGAGAAAGGCGTACCGGTCGATCCCGTCGCGACCCTCGCGTTCGGGCCGCTGATCGACGAAGCGAGCCGGACCGACGACCCCGCCGCCGCGCGGTGGGCGTTGATCGAGGCCCACCGTCGGATCGCCCTCGGCGCCGCGGCGCTCCCCTTCGGTCTCCTCGCCATGGGCCTCGCCCTGGGCCGTCGCGACCTCTCGCGCTCGGGCGGAACCGTGATGGGCCTCGTCGGCGCGATCGCCTACTACGCGCTCTTCCAGTTCGCGGAGGGCATGCTGCGCAACGAGGACGCACCGGTCGCCCTCGTCGTCTGGATCCCGAACACCGTCCTGATCGTCGTCGCGGGCGTCCTGCTCTACCGCGCCGGACGGCACGCCTCCGAGTCGGACCGCAGCAAGGGCAACGACGGCGGCGGGGTCCTCGCCCGCGCCGGGATCGTCCGGAACAAGCTCCGCATGAAGCGGTACGCGCTCCCTCGCTACGTGAGCAGCCAATTCGTGCGAATGGTCGCCGCCTCGATCGTCGGCCTCGTCTTCGCGTATCTGGTGATCGACGTCTTCGACAACCTGAAGT comes from the bacterium genome and includes:
- a CDS encoding sulfotransferase domain-containing protein; the protein is MESILKKATREVVMALLFWLPEDRRVRIERWLRGREETRRLSRADVAVVSFGKSGRTWLRVMISRYYQIMHGIPEGVLLGFENYHRRNPEIPKIFFTHDNYIKDYTGEFDSKASFYGKKVVLLVRNPKDIAVSQYFQWQHRMRPAKKKLNKYPPHGAEVPAWDFVMDENVGLPGIIDYLNLWAREAEHVEDLLIVRYEDMRSDTAAVLERVMEFINGTGANEDAVESAVEYSSVENMRKLEEKNVYWLAGGRMKPGKKGDPNTYKVRRAKVGGYKDYFSDDEVAKIDDLVAGTLSPAYGYERPPSPDQAANG
- a CDS encoding LptF/LptG family permease, with amino-acid sequence MTPSAAHAPVDAPTPDPAAAPVPPERRDRRPRQSRKLTRYLISEMVLPSVFALGAFGLVVLMTDLLGYAELIVNRGLGPGEVAQIAGLQLVPTLARTLPFAVLVGSLVGLGRLSGDRELLALETSGFSARQLARPGLLFALAATIVSVGLTVVVAPASQRAVRDRMITLSEEKPGLALREGAATSIGGWRIEAREVEDEGARLAGILLFMPSLGETLFSQRGAVHTDPDGTKRLVLEDGLVLSNGETRASLLRFDQMETVLPEMEEEKGVPVDPVATLAFGPLIDEASRTDDPAAARWALIEAHRRIALGAAALPFGLLAMGLALGRRDLSRSGGTVMGLVGAIAYYALFQFAEGMLRNEDAPVALVVWIPNTVLIVVAGVLLYRAGRHASESDRSKGNDGGGVLARAGIVRNKLRMKRYALPRYVSSQFVRMVAASIVGLVFAYLVIDVFDNLKWFNQYGSTADEIARYYGARLPVLVGRVVPMALLVAVALTISLIGANGELLGMRACGIPVFRVLAPVWLLCGLAVPAYHLLANEVVPRATAEASLIKKRDIKNQDVGPVQQRERVWYRVGTRIYEMERLDLFTGQANDVTLYDLGSDGLPVRRTDADYARSISSQGLWSLEDARTVELAEDDRLRRPNSVPRLAEFGEETPSEIETAHMTPSDLRLALADPDLEPREISAYQTDLQMKIAAPLACLLLPLIALFFAATGPPFPRPVHTLIACAIIAVAHALATSFSGSMGYGGTLDPVLAGWGPSVLFGAVAAGMGFRLRRKLSRSG